Genomic segment of Hyalangium ruber:
CCCCTGCTTGTTCACCCGGGCCTGGGCCAGCAAGTCCTCCTTGCGGGTCAGGGTCCGCATGCGAGTGATGGGGGGCGCGTCCTGGCGCGAGGGGACCGGCACGGGCGGCAGCAGCCCCAGCAGCTCGGTCCCAGCGTCCGGGGCTTCGGTCCCCGCGTCCGCCCCGGTTCCAGCGTCTGACAGCCCCGCATCGGTGGCGTCGAGGACCTGGGAAGAGTCCGAGGCGGTGCCCATCGCTCCGAGCAGGAGAGCGAGGGGAAGGAGCAGCGCGGCGAGGAGGTGGCGGGCGTGAGGCATCAGGCAAGGCCGATACTAGAGACTTGGCGGAGCCTGTCCACGTCCGCTCCCTCGACTGCTCTCCAAGCGGTGGAAACTGGCTCGCCCCCCCGGGATTTGACTAGGGTGCGCCGCACTTTGAACGTCTTGAAAGAAATCGCGGTGATCTGGGGCGCCGAGACGCGCCGATCCGTGCGCAGCGGGCGCGCGGTGGTGCTCCTGGGCCTCTACACCCTGTTCGCCGCGTTCGTCCTCGTGGTGGTGGGCGCCTTCTTCTCCCAGGTGACCCAGGGAAACCCGGACCTGCAGGGGCTGACGGACATGCCCCCCATCGTCCTGGTGGTCTTCAAGGTCAACCTCTTCTTCCTGCCGGCGTACGTGGCGCTGATGGGGTTCGATCAGATCAGCGGAGAGGTGGGCACGCGCTCCATCCGCTACCTCACCCTGCGCGCGCGCCTGTCCGCGCTGCTGATCGGCAAGTTCCTGGTGCAGGCCACGCTGCTGCTGGGGCTGGTGCTCATCATCGACCTCGGCATCTTCGTCTACGCGAAGATCACCACTCCGGGCTTCACCTTCTCCTCGCTGCTGCTCAACCTGCTGAAGGTGTGGGGAGCCACCACCGTGTTCTCGCTGGCGTACGTGGCGCTGACCACGTTCTGCTCCAGCGTCGAGCGCAGCTCGGCGGTGAGCCTGGTCTTCAACTTCATCCTGCTGTTCATCTTCTGGTTGATGGACTTCGCGGGCGGCTTCGCCACCAGCGCCGTGCGCTACATCCGCTACCTGAGCCCCTCCTTCTATTCGTCGAACCTGCTGAGCTCCGATCCGAGCGAGTTCGGCGTCAGCGGGCTGGCCTACGCGGTCTTCACGCTGGTCTTCCTGGGCGGCGCCTACGCCATCCTGCGCGCGAGGGACCTGTGAGCCAGCCCGCGATCGAACTGTTCCAGGTGACCAAGCGCTTCGGCCAGAAGGTGGCCGTCAACGCCGTCTCCTTCTCCGTCCAGCAGGGCGAGGTGTACGGCCTCATCGGCCCCAACGGCGCCGGCAAGACGACCACCTTCTCGATGATGTGCGGCTTCCTCTACCCCAGCGACGGCACGCTCAAGGTGATGGGCGTGGAGCCCACGGCGCCAGGGGCGCTGAAGGGCAAGCTGGGCGCCCTGCCCCAGGACGCCATCCTCCCGCCGGGCTGGCAGGTGGGAACGCTGCTGACCTACTGGGCGAGGCTCTCCGGGCTCCCCCAGCCCGAGAAAGAGGCCCGCGAGGCGCTCGACAAGGTGGGGCTCACCGAGGCGTGGGCCG
This window contains:
- a CDS encoding ABC transporter permease, whose product is MRRTLNVLKEIAVIWGAETRRSVRSGRAVVLLGLYTLFAAFVLVVVGAFFSQVTQGNPDLQGLTDMPPIVLVVFKVNLFFLPAYVALMGFDQISGEVGTRSIRYLTLRARLSALLIGKFLVQATLLLGLVLIIDLGIFVYAKITTPGFTFSSLLLNLLKVWGATTVFSLAYVALTTFCSSVERSSAVSLVFNFILLFIFWLMDFAGGFATSAVRYIRYLSPSFYSSNLLSSDPSEFGVSGLAYAVFTLVFLGGAYAILRARDL